In Pseudobdellovibrio exovorus JSS, the genomic stretch TAAGAACGTTTCACTTCCATACCAACAAACAGAATCACGATGTTCAAATAGGACTGGTTGGTGATTGATTTGTCTGAAGTTAAAAACAAATGGACGAATTGGCTTTTCCGCCAATCCAGCCGCCATGATCAACGTTTTTTTAAATGGCAAAACTTGTTCGCCATCAGAAGCCACCGACTCAGCATAAAGCACAACACGGAAGCCCTCTTTTAAAACATTCACAATGTCTTGAAGTTCATGTTGAATCGACATTCTGTTCTTACGATTGACATAGGCGCAGCCACCAAGTTCAGCAATTTGCCCTAAGACAGGAGTCTGCTTCATTTCTAATGACGTAATAAAAACATTACTTCTTAAAGCACATAGACAAACGATATCAATAAAACCCATGTGATTTCCGACCAATAAAGCGGACTCATCTTCTGAAATATTTTCGCGGCAGATTAGCTCCACATTGAATGCCTTGATAATTTTTTTGCAGGTCATGTGAGCTTTGTTCGTTAACTGACGTCGGCGCTCGACAGGGTTCGGTGTTCTTTTGTAAATAATGGCGGCCTTTGCAAAGAAGACCAGTACCACAAAGGCAAATCGCAACAGGCGAAAAGCCGCTCGAATATTAAGGTAAAAAGAATGAAACACCTGCATGTATCTAGTCTAAAATTAAAGAGGCGGCTTTGTACAGCCTATCAAAGACACTTTCCCACATTTCACCCTGATGATGGGGCATTTGAATGAAACAAAGGGCATCTGGCATGCGCTGGCTGGCTGCTCGCAACTGCGAATACAGCTCGCGCGCGGCCTGTGCAGGGTCGTCGGAAAGCTTAAGAAACTCAATCTTGCTTATAGGCTGCTTGGGTTTAACAATTTTAACCCCTTCCACCTCGTCCGGTAACTCTTTTAACTTTTGATTCAAATGGGATGTCAAATCTGAAAGCTTCATGCGAGAGTTACGACAAACCACCAAAGGTACCTGTGGCATATAATGATGTTTCATATGACCAGGGGATTCTTTTTTATCCACTGATTCTACCCATTGATATGTCAAATCACTATCGGCTAAAGCTTGCTCGATTTGGGATTGTAGGATTGCACCCTTACGCAAGATAGAAAGTTCGTAGCGGGCGTCGATATTTTTTACCAAAAGCACTGTCGACTCGATACCAATCTGACTGGAATCCCCATCTAGAACAAAGACCTTATTTTGGAACTCATCGCGCACGTGCTGAGCTGCTGTCGGACTAGTTCGCCCAAATAGATTCGCACTCGGTGCCGCTAAAGGAACACCCACACGGCTGATCAAGCTCTGAGCCACTGGATGTGCTGGCCAACGTAATCCCACATTAGGAAGTCCCGATGTAATCAGATCCGATATCAACGGCGACTTCGGCATCACTAAAGTCAAAGGGCCGGGCCAAAATTTTTTCACTAACAAATCACACATAGCATGCCACTGTTGCACACAACTTTGCGCTTGTTGAACTGAGGACACATGTACAATTAAGGGATCAAAAAAAGGACGCTTTTTAACACTGAAGATTTTTTTTATGGCGACTTCAGAGTCAATACGAGCTGCCAGTCCATAAACAGTTTCTGTCGGCATAGCCACAACCTCATTCTTCAGAATAAGGTTAACAGCCTGATCTAATTGTTCTGACATCTCTTTTTTCATATTTGTCTTATCAAATCCATCGGATTTAATTTTTTCAGTGGTTTAAGGCCAATGTAAAGAGCCAAAGCACACACAGGAATCAAAATCGCCCCTAACAAAAGCAGATATTGAATATCATAAACAGTTGTCAGATCAAAAGAAACTGTGATTACAATCCATGCCATTACAAGTCCTAATATGACACCAAAAACAATAGAAGTGGTCATCAACAGCACAAATTGAGTCAACACCACCTTCAAAACTTGCGC encodes the following:
- a CDS encoding lysophospholipid acyltransferase family protein codes for the protein MQVFHSFYLNIRAAFRLLRFAFVVLVFFAKAAIIYKRTPNPVERRRQLTNKAHMTCKKIIKAFNVELICRENISEDESALLVGNHMGFIDIVCLCALRSNVFITSLEMKQTPVLGQIAELGGCAYVNRKNRMSIQHELQDIVNVLKEGFRVVLYAESVASDGEQVLPFKKTLIMAAGLAEKPIRPFVFNFRQINHQPVLFEHRDSVCWYGSETFLPAIWRSLKLDSVTCEIEFLPMVYPKAEDDRSELAKMLHGMVSAKFEPFRPEMNLDATRVRPQNLMATTAKDVH
- a CDS encoding L-threonylcarbamoyladenylate synthase — protein: MKKEMSEQLDQAVNLILKNEVVAMPTETVYGLAARIDSEVAIKKIFSVKKRPFFDPLIVHVSSVQQAQSCVQQWHAMCDLLVKKFWPGPLTLVMPKSPLISDLITSGLPNVGLRWPAHPVAQSLISRVGVPLAAPSANLFGRTSPTAAQHVRDEFQNKVFVLDGDSSQIGIESTVLLVKNIDARYELSILRKGAILQSQIEQALADSDLTYQWVESVDKKESPGHMKHHYMPQVPLVVCRNSRMKLSDLTSHLNQKLKELPDEVEGVKIVKPKQPISKIEFLKLSDDPAQAARELYSQLRAASQRMPDALCFIQMPHHQGEMWESVFDRLYKAASLILD